A stretch of the Aegilops tauschii subsp. strangulata cultivar AL8/78 chromosome 4, Aet v6.0, whole genome shotgun sequence genome encodes the following:
- the LOC109750838 gene encoding transcriptional corepressor SEUSS yields the protein MVSSGPPNPMGPGQPAGGASLLRTSSSLLSGGQQGMGGGGGMLQSQSPFSSLVSPRSQFGGNGLLGATSNVSSLLNRSSFGNGSPVPSPGQMPNGGLPMNTLQQRGGLDGAGDFTGTGGSDPMSFPSSSSQVSLGNHLGSDILQQQQQQMDVRDLQHQQEQQHQQHQLPMSYNQQQLPSQQSQPQAAVKLENGGSIGGVKLEQQMGLPDQNGPAQMMRNAGNVKFESQQLQGLRGLGAVKMEQSSSDPSAFLQQQQQQQQHHHHLLQLTKQNPQAAAAAQLNLLQQQRLLHMQQQHQQQHQQILKNLPLQRNQLQQQQQQQQQQQQQQQQQQLLRQQSLNMRTPGKLAPYEPGTCAKRLTHYMYHQQNRPQDNNIEYWRNFVNEYFAPTAKKRWCVSLYGSGRQTTGVFPQDVWHCEICNRKPGRGFETTVEVLPRLCQIKYASGTLEELLYIDMPRESQNASGQIILDYAKAIQESVFDQLRVVREGHLRIVFNPDLKIASWEFCARRHEELIPRRSIIPQVSQLGTVVQKYQAAAQSSTSLTTQDMQNNCNSFVACARQLAKALEVPLVNDLGYTKRYVRCLQIAEVVNCMKDLIDYSRQTGSGPINSLHNFPRRSPSGINPLQPQQQAPEEQQSVPQSSNQSGQNSAPMAGVQASASANADVTSNNSLTCAPSTSAPSPSVVGLLQGSVNSRQDHPMGTVNGLYNSGDDGVIPKVNSTSSLQSNPSPSFSSQVPTSSNNNMMPAPQNTNQLSSPAVSSSNLPPMQPPATRAQEPEPSDSQSSVQRILQEMMSSQMNGVGHGANDMKRPNGLAPGINGVNCLVGNAVTNHSGVGGMGFGAMGGFGSNSAASGLRMAMANNAMANSAMAMNGRMGMGMHHSAHDLSQLGQQQQQQQNQHQHQQHQQQHDIGNQLLGGLRAANSFNNLQYDWKPSQ from the exons ATGGTATCGTCAGGGCCGCCGAACCCAATGGGGCCTGGGCAGCCAGCAGGCGGTGCCTCACTTCTCCGGACAAGTTCTAGCCTGCTCAGTGGTGGCCAACAGGGAATGGGTGGGGGTGGCGGCATGCTTCAGTCGCAGTCCCCGTTCTCATCTCTTGTCTCCCCAAGGTCTCAGTTTGGTGGAAATGGCTTGCTGGGAGCAACCTCTAATGTCTCCTCCCTGCTTAACCGGTCATCGTTTGGAAACGGGAGCCCTGTTCCAAGTCCAGGACAAATGCCAAACGGTGGGCTTCCGATGAACACCCTTCAGCAGAGAGGGGGCCTTGATGGCGCTGGTGATTTTACTGGCACTGGAGGATCCGATCCTATGTCGTTTCCATCCTCCTCCTCGCAGGTTAGTTTGGGCAATCACCTAGGTTCAGATATcctgcagcagcagcaacagcagatGGATGTGCGGGATTTGCAGCACCAGCAAGAGCAACAGCATCAACAACATCAACTGCCGATGTCTTACAACCAGCAGCAGTTGCCGTCACAGCAGTCGCAGCCGCAGGCTGCAGTGAAGTTGGAGAATGGTGGCAGCATTGGTGGAGTCAAATTAGAACAGCAGATGGGACTGCCTGACCAGAATGGCCCAGCCCAGATGATGCGCAATGCTGGAAATGTAAAATTTGAGTCGCAGCAGTTGCAAGGGTTGAGGGGTTTGGGCGCAGTCAAGATGGAGCAGTCGAGTTCGGACCCATCAGCATTCTtgcagcaacagcagcaacaacagcagcACCATCACCACTTGTTGCAACTCACGAAGCAGAACCCTCAAGCTGCTGCGGCTGCCCAACTGAACCTCTTGCAACAGCAGCGTCTTTTGCATATGCAGCAGCAGCATCAGCAGCAACACCAACAGATTCTAAAGAATCTGCCTTTACAGAGAAACCAATtacaacagcaacagcagcagcagcagcaacaacagcagcagcagcagcagcagcagttaCTTCGTCAACAGAGTCTAAACATGAGAACCCCAGGAAAGCTGGCTCCTTATGAGCCAGGTACCTGTGCAAAAAGATTGACCCATTACATGTATCATCAACAGAACAGACCACAG GATAACAATATAGAGTACTGGAGAAACTTTGTCAATGAGTATTTTGCTCCAACTGCTAAAAAGAGGTGGTGTGTATCTCTCTATGGAAGTGGTCGTCAAACTACTGGAGTTTTCCCTCAG GATGTCTGGCACTGCGAAATATGCAATCGAAAGCCTGGCCGGGGCTTTG AGACAACAGTAGAGGTCTTACCGCGACTATGCCAAATCAAATATGCGAGTGGTACATTGGAAGAACTATTGTATATTGATATGCCACGCGAATCCCAGAATGCATCTGGGCAGATTATTTTGGATTATGCAAAAGCAATCCAGGAAAGTGTCTTTGATCAATTGCGCGTGGTACGTGAGGGGCATCTAAGGATAGTTTTTAATCCAGACCTCAAG ATTGCATCTTGGGAGTTTTGTGCTAGGCGTCATGAGGAACTGATTCCGCGGAGATCAATAATACCTCAG GTTAGTCAGCTTGGCACGGTTGTACAAAAATACCAGGCTGCTGCTCAAAGTTCAACGAGTTTAACGACCCAGGACATGCAGAATAATTGCAACTC GTTTGTTGCATGTGCGCGCCAACTGGCTAAAGCCTTGGAGGTGCCTTTGGTAAATGATTTAGGATATACAAAAAGATATGTCCGCTGCCTTCAG ATTGCGGAGGTGGTAAACTGCATGAAAGATCTGATTGACTATAGCAGGCAGACTGGATCTGGACCAATCA ATAGCCTTCATAACTTTCCTCGGAGGAGTCCATCAGGTATTAACCCTCTTCAACCACAGCAGCAGGCGCCTGAAGAGCAGCAATCTGTTCCCCAGAGTTCAAACCAGAGTGGCCAAAATTCTGCTCCTATGGCTGGTGTGCAGGCTTCTGCCTCTGCCAATGCAGACGTGACATCAAATAATTCTTTGACGTGTGCACCCTCTACATCTGCACCCTCGCCATCTGTTGTTGGGCTCCTCCAAGGTTCAGTGAATTCTAGACAAGATCATCCAATGGGCACCGTAAATGGTCTGTATAACAGTGGAGATGATGGCGTAATTCCCAAGGTGAACTCTACAAGTTCGTTGCAGTCAAATCCGTCTCCCTCTTTCTCTTCCCAGGTGCCCACATCATCCAATAACAACATGATGCCCGCCCCTCAGAACACAAACCAACTCAGTTCCCCAGCAGTATCATCATCAAATTTGCCTCCAATGCAGCCACCTGCAACTCGGGCTCAGGAACCTGAGCCAAGTGATTCCCAAAGCTCGGTTCAGAGAATCTTGCAAGAGATGATGTCATCACAAATGAATGGTGTTGGCCATGGAGCAAATGACATGAAGAGGCCAAACGGACTTGCCCCTGGTATTAATGGGGTTAACTGCTTAGTTGGTAATGCGGTCACAAATCACTCAGGAGTGGGAGGAATGGGATTTGGGGCCATGGGTGGATTTGGTTCAAATAGTGCAGCTAGTGGACTGAGAATGGCAATGGCAAACAATGCAATGGCAAACAGTGCGATGGCGATGAATGGcaggatggggatggggatgcaTCACAGTGCACATGACCTATCACAGTTgggccagcagcagcagcagcagcagaaccAGCACCAGCACCAGCAGCATCAGCAACAGCATGACATAGGAAATCAGCTGTTGGGTGGACTTAGAGCTGCAAATAGCTTCAATAATCTTCAGTATGACTGGAAACCCTctcaatag